GACGTCGACGCGCCATCACGCGCCGGCATGAGGTCGCCGCCGGCGGAGACCCGGATGAAGCCGACTCGTCCGGTGGCGCTCTCGTCGGAGACGGACGTCGCGCCCTGCGCTTGGTTCTTCATCTGCTGCACGAGGGACGGCTCTGCCGCCTGTGCCTGCACCTGCATCGCCGGGATGGCCGCGAGGCCTGCTCCAGCGACGGCCAGGGCGATCCCCTGCCTGAGGAACTTCACTATTTCTTCCTCCAAAAAAGTGAGCGCCGACCCGGCCCGAGCGGCAGGGTGACGCGGGTCACCTTATGAAGCGGTTCGTTACAGGTAAATGGCTGGGCGGCATTTTCTTGTTACGCGATGAGGGTCGTGAGGCCACGGTTGTTCCGGGTGCGACACGCGCGCTCGTTGACCGTGTGATGCATGGGGCTGGTGTGACTGATCCCGTAGGGTCGTGAGCATGGCGACCCGTACGTCTTCCCCGCCGGGTTCGCGGAGCTCGAGCACGTCCAGGAGTGGTTCCACGAAGTCGGCCCCGCGGTCGGGTTCGAGGTCTGGCACCACCACCAGGAAGGGTTCGAGCACCCGATCCCGGAGTACCTCCAGCCGAGGTGCATCCAAACGCCCTGCCCGGCGTCCCGCTCCGCGCGCCGTGCGCAACGGCCCCGGACCGGTCTCGCGCGGCTTCACGAGCCTGGGGCGCGCTGTCGCCACGATCTGGCTCGGGGTGGCCCACGCGATCGGGTCGGTGGCCCGGAGCATCGGCCACGGTGCACGCGACCTCGACCCGGCCCACCGCCGTGACGGTGTCGGCCTCTTCCTCTTCGGCCTCGCCATGGTCGTGGCCGCCGCGGTGTGGTGGCAGCCGCCCGGTGGCTTCATGGAGTTCATCCGCTCGGCGGTCGCCGGCTCGGTCGGCAAGGTCGGCTGGCTGGTGCCGCTGTGGCTGGCGTACCTGGGCTGGCGCACGCTGCGCAACCCCGAGCACAACGGGCCCGCAGGTCGCCAGGTCATCGGTTGGTCCGCGCTGTGCCTGGGACTGCTGGGCATCGTCCACATCGCCAACGGCAGCCCGCAGCCCGAGCTCGGCGACGCCAGCTCGCTCCAGCAGGCCGGTGGCGCCATCGGCTTCGTCGTCTCGAGCCTGCTCCTAGACCTGCTTCGCACGGCGTACGTCGTCGTGCCGCTGCTCACCCTGCTCGGCCTCTTCGGGCTGCTGGTCATCACGGCCACCCCGGTCTACCAGGTGCCCGCCAAGCTCAGGGCCACTCGCGACCGGCTGCTCGGCCGCAGCCCGGCCGACGCCGACGGTGACGACGAGACCCAGCTGACCCAGCCGATCCGCACCCGCCGCCGCGGGATGCTCGACGACATCGACCCCGAGCTGGGCGACCCGGCCTACGACAGTCCCGTGCTCGAGGACCGTGAGGTCAAGAAGCGTCGCCGCAAGGGCGCCGACGACACCTCAGACGTCGGCCTCGACCTGCTGACCGACGTCCCCACCGAGGTCACCCCCGCGGTCGACGACGCCGGCCGGATCGAGCCGCCGCCGCACACGCCGCTGCCGCCGCGTGTCGAGCAGCTGTCGCTGTCCGGCGACATCACCTACACGCTGCCCGCCAACGAGGTGCTCAAGCCCGGGTCGGTGCACAAGGCGCGCTCCAAGGCGAGCGACGACGTGGTCGTGCGGCTCACCCAGGTGCTCGACGAGTTCGGCATCGACGCCCAGGTCACCGGCTACACCCGTGGACCGACGGTCACCCGCTACGAGGTCGAGGTCGGCCAGGCCGTCAAGGTCGAGAAGGTCACCGCGCTCTCCAAGAACATCGCGTACGCCGTCGCGAGCGCCGACGTACGCATCCTGTCGCCGATCCCGGGCAAGTCCGCGATCGGCATCGAGATCCCCAACACCGACAAGGAGATCGTCAGCCTCGGCGATGTCCTCCGGTCGGGCATCGCACGGGCCGACCACCACCCGATGGTGGCCGGGCTCGGCAAGGACGTCGAGGGCGGCTTCGTCGTCGCCAACCTCGCGAAGATGCCGCACCTGCTCGTCGCCGGCGCAACCGGCTCCGGCAAGTCGTCGTTCATCAACTCGATGATCACCTCCATCCTGATGCGGTCGACGCCCGACGAGGTGCGGATGATCCTGGTCGACCCCAAGCGGGTCGAGCTGAACGCCTACGAGGGCATCCCGCACCTGATCACCCCGATCATCACCAACCCCAAGAAGGCCGCCGAGGCGCTGGCCTGGGTCGTGCGCGAGATGGACATGCGCTACGACGACCTGGCCAACTTCGGTTTCCGTCACATCGACGACTTCAACAAGGCGGTGCGGGCCGGCAAGGTAGAAGTGCCCGCAGGCAGCGAGCGCACGCTCTCGCCGTACCCGTATCTCCTCGTGGTCGTCGACGAGCTCGCCGACCTGATGATGGTCGCGCCGCGCGACGTCGAGGACGCCATCGTCCGGATCACCCAGCTCGCCCGGGCGGCCGGTATCCACCTGGTGCTCGCCACCCAGCGGCCTTCGGTCGACGTCGTCACCGGCCTGATCAAGGCCAATGTGCCGTCACGGCTGGCGTTCGCGACCTCAAGCGTCACCGACAGCCGCGTCATCCTCGACCAGCCCGGCGCCGAGAAGCTCGTCGGCCAGGGCGACGGTCTGTTCCTGCCGATGGGTTCGAGCAAGCCCGTGCGCGTGCAGGGCTCCTGGGTCACCGAGGCTGAGGTCCACCAGGTCGTGAAGGCCTGCAAGACCCAGCTCGAGCCCAACTACATCGAAGAGGTCACCGCCCCGGCAGCGGCCAAGCGTGACCTCGACGACGACATCGGCGACGACCTCGACCTGGTCGTGCAGGCCATCGAGCTCGTCGTCTCCACGCAGTTCGGCTCCACGTCGATGCTGCAACGCAAGCTCCGGGTCGGCTTCGCCAAGGCCGGCCGGCTGATGGACATCATGGAGAGTCGCGGCGTGGTCGGGCCCAGCGAGGGCTCGAAAGCCCGCGACGTGCTCGTGAAGCCCGACGAGATCGACGCAGTGATCGCCACATTGGAGGGGGACCGATGAGTGCCACCGAAGTCCACGAGATCGAGGACCCGCACGACAACGACGGGGGACTCGGCCTGAGCATGGCCCCCGACTCCGTGGAGGTACGCCGCAACGCGGGGCTCGCCGCCGCCGTCGGTGCAGTCGCCTCGACCGTCGCGATCATGTACCTCCGCCGGGCGATCGTCAGCGGCTCGCCGGTCGACTGGGCGCTCGCCGCAGCCATCGGGATGCTCGGCATCGGCTGGCTGGTCGCGCTGGTCGACGCCCGCACTCCGTTGCTGGTCGCCGACGCCCAGGGTGTGCGCGTGCGGCTCGGTCGCTCGTGGCGTGGTCTGCCCTGGGGCGCCGTGGCCCGCGTCGAGCACACGCCGCGCGCCAGCTTCCTGCGTGACGGCCGGCTGGTCGTCGTACCCCACAACCCGGAACGGCTCGTCGACGAGCTCGACGCCGGTGCCTCGCGCCGCGCGGCGGTCTCCAGCTGGCTGTACGGCGCGCCGCTGGCGCTGCCGCTGGGCCTGGCCACCCGGGTCGTCGGCACCACCGATCTCTCGGCCGCGCTCGCTGCGCTGGCCGACCGCACCACCGAGCTCGTCGTCATCGACGACCGCGACGACGAGGCCGAGCTCGACCGGTTGCCCGGCCAGCCCGACGGCGAGGAGCCGGAGCCCGAGCCGACGACACCGCCGCGGGTCCGCGACCCGCGACCGTTGCTGGCTTCCGGCATCGCCCGCATCTCCGCACTGCTGCCACGCCGCGATGCCGTGCTCGACGACGACGACGCCATCGAGGAGCCGGTCGAGGACGAGCTCGACGACGCCGCCTACGAGCTGCCGCTCGCGACGCCGACCCCGGCACCCACCAGGGAGCCAGTGGTCGGCGCCCGCTCCGACGTAAGCCGCGCCGACGAGACCGCCGCGGCGGGGCCCCGGGCGCCCGTCGAGATGGTCGAGGACGACCAGGTCTGGAGCGACCGGGTACGCCCGATCGCCCGCGAGGGCAGCGCAGTCGCGCCCCTGGTCATCGATGAGCTCGGCATCGAGCCCGCCGACGACCCCGTGGTCGGTCCCGAGATCCGCGCCGCGCGCACCCGTCTCGGCCTGACCGTCGACCAGCTGGCAGACCGCACCCGCATCCGGCCGCACGTGATCGAGTCGATCGAGGTCGACGACTTCGTGCCGTGTGGCGGCGACTTCTACGCCCGCGGCCACCTCCGCACCCTGTGCCGCGTTCTCGGCATCGACGTCGCTCCACTGCTCGAGGCGTACGCCGACCGCTACGCGCACGCCCCCATCGACCCGCGCCGGGTCTTCGAGGCCGAGCTGGCCACGGGTTCGCACGGGAGCATCCGCGGCACCCGCGGCGGTCCCAACTGGTCGATCCTGGTCGCCGTGGTGATGGCGCTTGTGCTGGCCTGGTCGATCGCCCGGCTGGTGATGGACGCACCCACCGAGCTGCGTGGGGCAGAGCCGATCCTCAACGGTTCCGGTGGGCCGCACGGCGGCTCCGCGAAGGCCGCCGAGCCGATCCCGGTTGTGATCTCGGCCGTCTCCGGTGGCGCCCAGATCGTGGTGCGCGACAGCACCGGGATCGTGGTCTTCAAGGGCAATCTGGCGATCAGTGACTCCAAGACCGTCAAGGCCTCGCCGCCGCTGCGCGTGCAGACCTCCGACGGTGCGGTGACAGTGTCCGTGGCCGGCCGCGACCGCGGCCCGATCGGGGAGCCGGGTCAGGCCGCGCAGGGCACCTACGCCGGCGACTGAGACGTTGCCGAATGAGCGTGACGGACGCCCTCACGGCATACTCGGACCACGATGAGCACCACCACTGACAAGCCCCCCATGAGCGTCGCCGTCGTCACCCTCGGCTGTGCGCGCAACGAAGTCGACTCCGAAGAGCTGGCCGGGCGGCTCGAGGCCGACGGCTTCCAGCTGGTCGCCGACCCCGAGAACGCCGACACCGTGGTGGTCAACACGTGCGGGTTCGTCGAGGCAGCCAAGAAGGACTCCGTCGACACGTTGCTGCAAGCTGCCGATCTCAAGGGACAGGGGCACACGAAGGCCGTCGTCGCCGTCGGCTGCCTGGCCGAGCGCTACGGCAAGGACCTGGCCGAGTCGCTTCCCGAGGCCGACGCCGTGCTGGGCTTCGACGACTACCCAGACATCGCGGCGCGGCTGCGCTCGATCGTCGCCGGAGACAAGCACGAGTCCCACGTGCCGTCCGACCGGCGCCGGCTGCTCCCGATCTCCCCGACCGAGCGCAGCGCGAGCACGGTCAGCGTCCCGGGCCACTCCGCGCCCGACCTGCCGGCCGGCCTGGCCCCCGACAGCGGTCCCCGCGCCGTACGCCGTCGGCTCGACGGTGGCCCAATGGCACCGCTCAAGCTGGCCAGCGGGTGTGACCGGCGCTGCTCGTTCTGCGCCATCCCCAGCTTCCGCGGCTCGTTCGTCAGCCGCCGGCCCAGTGACGTCATCCAGGAAGGCAGCTGGCTGGCCACCCAGGGAGTGCGCGAGCTGTTCCTGGTGAGCGAGAACTCCACGTCGTACGGCAAGGACCTCGGCGACCTCCGGCTGCTCGAGACCCTGCTGCCAGAGCTCGCCGGCATCGACGGAGTCGACCGGGTGCGGGTGTCCTACCTGCAGCCGGCCGAGACCCGGCCCGGCCTGATAGAGGCCATCGCCTCGACGCCCGGGGTGGCTGCCTACTACGACCTCTCCTTCCAGCACGCCAGCGCCACGGTGCTGCGCCGGATGCGGCGCTTCGGCGACCCGGAGAGCTTCCTGGGCCTGCTCGAGCAGATCCGCACCCTCGCTCCCGAGGCCGGCGTGCGGTCCAACGTGATCGTCGGTTTCCCCGGCGAGACCGAGGACGACCTCCAGACACTGTGCGACTTCCTCGCGGCAGCGCGGATGGACGTCACCGGCGTCTTCGGCTACTCCGACGAGGACGGCACCGAGGCCGAGACGTACGACGGCAAGCTCGACGCCGACGAGGTCCGGGCCCGCACCGAGCACGTGACCGCACTGGTCGAGGAGCTCAACTCCCAGCGTGCCGAGGACCGCATCGGCGAGACCGTCGACGTACTCGTCGAGGACATCTCCGACGGCGTGGTCGGCCGGGCCGCACACCAGGGCCCGGAGGTCGACGGCACGACGAGTCTGGTCGACCTGTCCGGCGACGTGGCCGTGGGCGACATGGTCACTGCCGAGGTAGTCGGCACCGACGGCGTCGACCTGATCGCGAGCAGGCAGCGATGAGCGAGACCAACTCCAAGGCGAGCAACTACAACGTGCCCAACGCGCTCACCGCGCTGCGCATCGTGATGGTGCCGTTCTTCGGCTGGGCGATGCTGCACGACGGCGGCGACTCGACGATGTGGCGCTGGATCGCCTTCGCGATCTTCGCGGTCGCGATGATCACCGACAAGATCGACGGCGACCTGGCGCGCAAGCACGACCTGGTCACCGACTTCGGCAAGATCGCCGACCCGATCGCCGACAAGGCGATCACCGGCATGGCGTTCATCGGGCTGTCGATCGTCGGTGACATCTGGTGGTGGGTGACGATCCTCGTGCTGGTGCGTGAGTGGTCGGTGACCCTGCTGCGCCTCTCGGTCCTCAAGCACGTCGTCCTGCCGGCCAACCAGAGCGGCAAGATCAAGACCACGCTGCAGGCCGTCGCGCTGAGCGGGCTCACGTGGCCGCTGCCGCACGGCGACGCCCACGGCGGCAACTTCGACGCCTGGGGCCGCTTCGGTGAAGCCCTCTTCTACCTCAGCCAGGTGGCATTGGCCGGCGCCGTGGCGATGACCCTGTGGTCGGGCTACGAGTTCTTCCGCGACGTCTGGCGCCACCGCGCTGCGGTCACGGGTGACACCCGCTCATGAGCAGATCTGCGCCGATAGGGCAATAGCCCATTGGTGCCAGAGTGAATAGCCCCTTCGGGTTATGGTGACGGGCGTCACCATTATTCAAACCCTTGTGAAGGGAATCACTGTGTCAGCAACGAAGTCGGGGAGCACACGCAGCCCGTTGCGGCGACGACTGGGAGTTGCAGCCACTGCTGCGGCCCTCACCGCCGCACCACTCGCGGTCGTCGGCATCACTGCCGTGCCCGCCCAGGCGGTCCCGTCGACCGTCATCAACCTGGTCGGCATCAACGACTTCCACGGTCGCATCAACAACGACACCACCAAGTGGGCCACCAACCTCGAGACGCTCGCGGGTGGACCTAAGGCGACCCGCCCCAACAACTCCATCGTGGTCGGTGCCGGAGACCTCATCGGTGCCTCCGACTTCGCCTCGGCAGTCCAGAACGACCAGCCAACCATCGACGTGATGAACGCGATCGGCCTCAACGCCTCGGCCGTGGGCAACCACGAGTTCGACAAGGGCTTCGCCGACCTGCGCGACCGGGTGATCGGCACGCCAACCGCACGCAACGCCAAGTGGGACTACCTCGGCGCGAACGTCTATGCCAAGGGCACCCAGACTCCGGTCCTGCCGGAGTACGCCACCAAGACCATTGACGGTCTGACCGTGGCCGTCGTCGGCGCCGTGACCCAGGAGACCGCCTCGCTGGTGTCGCCTGCCGGCATCACCGCCCTCGACTTCGGCGACCCGATCGCCGCCGTCACCCGGGTGGCCAACCAGCTGAGCGACGGCAACCCCGCCAACGGCGAGGCTCAGGTCATCGTCGCGAGCTTCCACGCGGGAGCCACCAGGGGCTCCGGCTCGACGTACGAAGCCGAGGTCGCCAAGGCCGGCGAGTTCCAGAAGATGGCCACCCTGCCCGCGTCCGTCGACGCGATCTTCAACGGCCACACCCACCAGGTCTATGCCTGGGACGCACCCAAGCCCGGTGGCGGCACGCGGCCGATCCTGCAGACCGGCGAGTACGCCGCCAACGTCGGCCAGATCCAGCTCACCGTCGACACGGCGACCGGCAACGTGGAGTCCTACACCAAGAAGAACGTGCCGTCGGCCGGTGTCAAGGCCGACCTCACCAACCCCGACGTCAAGCAGGTCGACGACATCGTCAAGGCCGCCCAGGCCTACGCGAAGCAGATCGGCGATCAGCCGATCGGCTCGGTCACCGCTGACATCAGCCGTGCCTTCAGCGGCGTCGACGCCGCCGGCAAGCCGGTCGAGGACCGCGGTGCGGAGTCGGCTCTCGGCGACCTCGTCGCCAACGCGCTGCGCGACGGCATCCCTGCCGACATCGCCAAGCCCGACCTCGGCTTCGTCAACCCTGGTGGCCTGCGTGCCGACCTGGTCTTCGCCGGCGACACGACCACGAACCCGGCCAACACCGACGGCGTGGTCACCTACGCCGAGGCCAACAACGTGCTGCCGTTCGTCAACAATGTGTCGGCCGTCGACCTGACGGGTGCCCAGATCAAGAAGATCCTCGAGCAGCAGTGGCAGCCCGTCGGATCCTCGCGGCCCTACCTGCACCTGGGTGTCTCCGACAACGTCCAGGTCACCCAGGACCCCACCCAAGCGGTGGGCCACCGGATCACCTCGATCCGCATCGCCGGCAAGCCGATGGTGTCGACCGAGACCTACACCGTGTCGACGTTCTCGTTCCTCGCCGCCGGCGGTGACAACTTCGGTGCCTTCACCGAGGGCAAGACCAAGGACACCGGTCTCGTCGACCGGGACCTGTGGATCAAGTACATCCGCGACCACGCCGGTCTCGCGCCGAACTTCGCGCGCGAGCAAGTGGTGGCACAGCACCTCCCGGCCGCGCTCAAGACCGGCCAGAAGATCACCACCAACCTGTCCAAGCTCGACATGACGTCCACTGGAGCGGTCAAGAACACCCAGGTGCAGGTGGTGCGGGTCCGCGACGGCAAGCGCAAGGTCATGAAGACCGTCGCCGTCACCAACGGGTCGGCCCAGGTGCCGTTCACCGTGCCCGGTGCCTCGCAGGTCGAGCTGGTCGCAATGCCGAGCAAGACCACGCTGGTCCGTGACGTCAAGAAGAGCCGGCCGAAGGTCACCAAGATCAAGTTCTTCCCGAAGCACATCGCGGTCCGCAAGGGTGCTCCGCGCGTCGTGGTCGTCGTCAAGAACGTGGGCGGCGCCAAGGTGGGCGGCAAGCTCAAGGTGAAGATCGGTGCCAAGAAGTACTTCGGCAAGGTCATCAAGGGCAAGGCCAAGGTGAAGCTGCCGCGCTTCACGTCGCCCGGCAGCTACAACGTCAAGGTCAAGTGCCTCGGCAACAACCTCTACAAGCCGGCCAAGGGCAAGAAGACCATCAAGGTCTACCGCAACTAGCTGGAGCACCATCTGACGTGAGGGGTCCGGGTCTTCCCGGGCCCCTTCCGTCATCTCCGTACGACGTCAGCCGCGGGTGGTCGCGTCCGCGAGCCGCAGCGCGGCCTGCACCAGGGTCAGGTGGCTGAACGCCTGCGGGAAGTTGCCGGCCATCCTGGCGTTCGTCACGTCGTACTCCTCCGACAGCAGGCCGACGTCGTTGGTGAGCGCGCAGAGGCGGTCCATCAGGGCGTGCGCGTCGTCCAGGCGCCCGGCCGCGGCGTACGCGGAGACGAGCCAGAACGAGCAGGCCAGGAACGGGTGCTCGTCGCCGGGGAGACCGTCGACGCCCGACTCCGTGAGGTAGCGCAGCAGGAAGCCGTCGCGCATGAGGTCGGTCTCGATCGCGGCGATGGTGCCGAGGATGCGCGGGTCGTCGGGTGGCAGGAAGCCGACGAGCGGGAGGTTGAGCAGCGAGGCGTCGACGTGGGAGGTGTCGTAGTGCTGGGTGAAGGTGCCGCGCTCGGTGTCGAAGCCCTTGGCGAGCACTTCCGCATGCACGTCGTCGCGGATCCGGCGCCAGCGTTCGACGGGGCCGTCGAGCCCGAACTCCTCGATGCCGCGTATCGCGCGGTCGAACGCCACCCAGACCATCACCCGCGAGTGGGTGAAGTGCTGGAGCGGCCCACGGATCTCCCACAGACCGTTGTCGGGCTCGTCCCAGTGGTCGGCCAGCTCGTCGACCAGCCGTCGCTGGAGCGACCACGAGTCACGCGTCTCGCGGATGCCGGAGAGGCGGGCGTCGTGGAGGGCGATCATCACCTCGCCCAGGACATCGGTCTGGCGCTGTGAGGCAGCACCGTTGCCGATGCGCACCGGTTGCGATCCGGCGTACCCCTCGAGGTGGCCGAGCTCTCGTTCGGGCAGCTGGCGGCCGCCGTCGACGGTGTACATGATCTGCATGTCGGCGGGGTCGCCGGCGATTGCGCGCAACAGCCAGGTCCGCCACTTCTCCGCCTCGCCGGTGAAGCCAGCAGCCAGCAACGACTCCAGCGTGAGCGAAGCGTCGCGCAGCCAGCAGAAGCGGTAGTCCCAGTTGCGCTCACCGCCGAAGTGCTCCGGCAGCGACGTCGTGGGCGCGGCGACGATGCCGCCGGTCTCGTCGTGGGTCAGCAGGCGAAGGGTCAGCAGGCTGCGCACTACCTTGTCGCGATGCGGCACACCGGAGACGCAGGAGCTGACCCACTCCTCCCCGTCGAGACGGGTGGCCTCGATGCGGTCGTCGTACCCGATGCGCGGTGGGATGTCGCGCCATGACCTCGTCCAGGTCGTCGAGAAGACCAGCTCGTCGCCGGCGTTCACGTCGAACTCGTCCTCGTGATGGCCGTCGACGGCGACCGGAAGGCGCGGACCGCGCAGGATTACCTGGTCGGGGCCGGCGACCGCCACGATCGTCTCCTCGTCGCCGTCGTGGTGCCGGCTGACCCAGGGGCGGATGCGGCCGTAGTCGTAGCGCACGACCCAGTCGTGCCGGACCCGGACAGTGCCCTCGACGCCGATGATCCGGCGCACCAGGTCGGCGCGACCGTCTCCGGTGGGCATCACGTCGAGGAGGATCATCGTGCCGGTTGACGTGGTGAACGTCGTCTCGAGCAGTGCGGAGTTCCCGACGTAGCGGCGCGTGACGGTGGCGTCCTCGAGGTCGGCGGGGCCGAGCAGCCACCGGCCGTTGTCGGTGTCGCCGAGCAGGGCGGCGAAGCAGGCAGGGGAGTCGAAGCGGGGCAGGCACAGCCAGTCGACGGAGCCGTCACGTCCCACCAGTGCTGCGGTGCCGCGGTCACCGACCAGTGCGTAGTCCTCGATCGCCAGCGCCATGGGGTCACCGTAACGACCGGCCACCTACCTATGATCACGGGCATGTCGGAGGCCGTGACCGTGCTCGACCTGCTGCGCAGCCGCCGGCAGACGCTGGCGGTCGCCGAGTCGCTGACGGGTGGCCGGCTGGCCGCGGCGGTGACGGCGGTGCCGGGGGCGTCGGCGGTTTTCCTCGGCGGGGTGGTCGCCTATGCGACGTCGCTGAAGACAGCCGTGGTTGGTGTGCCCGACGACCTCGTGGCGGAGTACGGCGTGGTGTCGGCGGAGTGCGCCCGCGCGATGGCGGTCGGGGTGCGTGACCTCACGGGGGCGTCGTACGCACTGAGTACGACGGGGGTCGCGGGGCCCGACTCCCAGGAGGGACACCCGGTCGGCACCGTCTTCGTCGGTCTTGCCGGGCCGGGGGAGGCCCGGGTCGCGGCGCTGTCACTGACCGGTGATCGGCTCGCCGTTGCCGACGCGACGGTGCGGGCGGCGCTGGGTGCGCTGATCGAATATCTGGACGCTGTGGAAAGGTGACCTGGGAAGAAAGGCCCGTCGGGTAGCGTTGGGCCTCACAGACCGGTCTCCTGTCGGGAAGGACAGACGCATGGTGCTCTTCCGTCGAGTGCTCGGCGACGTCCTGCGCGACCGTCGCCTGGCGCGCGGGATGACGCTGCGCGAGGTCTCAGCCGAGGCGCGAGTCAGCCTGGGCTACATCTCCGAGATCGAGCGCGGCCAGAAGGAAGCCTCCTCCGAGCTGCTCGCCTCGCTGTGCTCGGCGCTCGAGGTGCCGCTGTCGTCGGTCCTCCATGACGTCAGCCGTGCTGTCGCCGTCGAAGAGGCGTCCGTGGCGGCCACGCCCATCGAGGTCGCTCGTGCCAAGCGTGGCGACGTCGTCGCCAGCGCTGCCTGACCGGGTCTTCAGCCGGGTGCCGGCTGGCAGCTCGGGCACCAGTACTTGGCGC
This is a stretch of genomic DNA from Nocardioides sp. InS609-2. It encodes these proteins:
- a CDS encoding glycoside hydrolase family 15 protein, which encodes MALAIEDYALVGDRGTAALVGRDGSVDWLCLPRFDSPACFAALLGDTDNGRWLLGPADLEDATVTRRYVGNSALLETTFTTSTGTMILLDVMPTGDGRADLVRRIIGVEGTVRVRHDWVVRYDYGRIRPWVSRHHDGDEETIVAVAGPDQVILRGPRLPVAVDGHHEDEFDVNAGDELVFSTTWTRSWRDIPPRIGYDDRIEATRLDGEEWVSSCVSGVPHRDKVVRSLLTLRLLTHDETGGIVAAPTTSLPEHFGGERNWDYRFCWLRDASLTLESLLAAGFTGEAEKWRTWLLRAIAGDPADMQIMYTVDGGRQLPERELGHLEGYAGSQPVRIGNGAASQRQTDVLGEVMIALHDARLSGIRETRDSWSLQRRLVDELADHWDEPDNGLWEIRGPLQHFTHSRVMVWVAFDRAIRGIEEFGLDGPVERWRRIRDDVHAEVLAKGFDTERGTFTQHYDTSHVDASLLNLPLVGFLPPDDPRILGTIAAIETDLMRDGFLLRYLTESGVDGLPGDEHPFLACSFWLVSAYAAAGRLDDAHALMDRLCALTNDVGLLSEEYDVTNARMAGNFPQAFSHLTLVQAALRLADATTRG
- a CDS encoding helix-turn-helix domain-containing protein, whose translation is MSATEVHEIEDPHDNDGGLGLSMAPDSVEVRRNAGLAAAVGAVASTVAIMYLRRAIVSGSPVDWALAAAIGMLGIGWLVALVDARTPLLVADAQGVRVRLGRSWRGLPWGAVARVEHTPRASFLRDGRLVVVPHNPERLVDELDAGASRRAAVSSWLYGAPLALPLGLATRVVGTTDLSAALAALADRTTELVVIDDRDDEAELDRLPGQPDGEEPEPEPTTPPRVRDPRPLLASGIARISALLPRRDAVLDDDDAIEEPVEDELDDAAYELPLATPTPAPTREPVVGARSDVSRADETAAAGPRAPVEMVEDDQVWSDRVRPIAREGSAVAPLVIDELGIEPADDPVVGPEIRAARTRLGLTVDQLADRTRIRPHVIESIEVDDFVPCGGDFYARGHLRTLCRVLGIDVAPLLEAYADRYAHAPIDPRRVFEAELATGSHGSIRGTRGGPNWSILVAVVMALVLAWSIARLVMDAPTELRGAEPILNGSGGPHGGSAKAAEPIPVVISAVSGGAQIVVRDSTGIVVFKGNLAISDSKTVKASPPLRVQTSDGAVTVSVAGRDRGPIGEPGQAAQGTYAGD
- a CDS encoding bifunctional UDP-sugar hydrolase/5'-nucleotidase, producing MSATKSGSTRSPLRRRLGVAATAAALTAAPLAVVGITAVPAQAVPSTVINLVGINDFHGRINNDTTKWATNLETLAGGPKATRPNNSIVVGAGDLIGASDFASAVQNDQPTIDVMNAIGLNASAVGNHEFDKGFADLRDRVIGTPTARNAKWDYLGANVYAKGTQTPVLPEYATKTIDGLTVAVVGAVTQETASLVSPAGITALDFGDPIAAVTRVANQLSDGNPANGEAQVIVASFHAGATRGSGSTYEAEVAKAGEFQKMATLPASVDAIFNGHTHQVYAWDAPKPGGGTRPILQTGEYAANVGQIQLTVDTATGNVESYTKKNVPSAGVKADLTNPDVKQVDDIVKAAQAYAKQIGDQPIGSVTADISRAFSGVDAAGKPVEDRGAESALGDLVANALRDGIPADIAKPDLGFVNPGGLRADLVFAGDTTTNPANTDGVVTYAEANNVLPFVNNVSAVDLTGAQIKKILEQQWQPVGSSRPYLHLGVSDNVQVTQDPTQAVGHRITSIRIAGKPMVSTETYTVSTFSFLAAGGDNFGAFTEGKTKDTGLVDRDLWIKYIRDHAGLAPNFAREQVVAQHLPAALKTGQKITTNLSKLDMTSTGAVKNTQVQVVRVRDGKRKVMKTVAVTNGSAQVPFTVPGASQVELVAMPSKTTLVRDVKKSRPKVTKIKFFPKHIAVRKGAPRVVVVVKNVGGAKVGGKLKVKIGAKKYFGKVIKGKAKVKLPRFTSPGSYNVKVKCLGNNLYKPAKGKKTIKVYRN
- a CDS encoding DNA translocase FtsK; the protein is MATRTSSPPGSRSSSTSRSGSTKSAPRSGSRSGTTTRKGSSTRSRSTSSRGASKRPARRPAPRAVRNGPGPVSRGFTSLGRAVATIWLGVAHAIGSVARSIGHGARDLDPAHRRDGVGLFLFGLAMVVAAAVWWQPPGGFMEFIRSAVAGSVGKVGWLVPLWLAYLGWRTLRNPEHNGPAGRQVIGWSALCLGLLGIVHIANGSPQPELGDASSLQQAGGAIGFVVSSLLLDLLRTAYVVVPLLTLLGLFGLLVITATPVYQVPAKLRATRDRLLGRSPADADGDDETQLTQPIRTRRRGMLDDIDPELGDPAYDSPVLEDREVKKRRRKGADDTSDVGLDLLTDVPTEVTPAVDDAGRIEPPPHTPLPPRVEQLSLSGDITYTLPANEVLKPGSVHKARSKASDDVVVRLTQVLDEFGIDAQVTGYTRGPTVTRYEVEVGQAVKVEKVTALSKNIAYAVASADVRILSPIPGKSAIGIEIPNTDKEIVSLGDVLRSGIARADHHPMVAGLGKDVEGGFVVANLAKMPHLLVAGATGSGKSSFINSMITSILMRSTPDEVRMILVDPKRVELNAYEGIPHLITPIITNPKKAAEALAWVVREMDMRYDDLANFGFRHIDDFNKAVRAGKVEVPAGSERTLSPYPYLLVVVDELADLMMVAPRDVEDAIVRITQLARAAGIHLVLATQRPSVDVVTGLIKANVPSRLAFATSSVTDSRVILDQPGAEKLVGQGDGLFLPMGSSKPVRVQGSWVTEAEVHQVVKACKTQLEPNYIEEVTAPAAAKRDLDDDIGDDLDLVVQAIELVVSTQFGSTSMLQRKLRVGFAKAGRLMDIMESRGVVGPSEGSKARDVLVKPDEIDAVIATLEGDR
- the rimO gene encoding 30S ribosomal protein S12 methylthiotransferase RimO — its product is MSVAVVTLGCARNEVDSEELAGRLEADGFQLVADPENADTVVVNTCGFVEAAKKDSVDTLLQAADLKGQGHTKAVVAVGCLAERYGKDLAESLPEADAVLGFDDYPDIAARLRSIVAGDKHESHVPSDRRRLLPISPTERSASTVSVPGHSAPDLPAGLAPDSGPRAVRRRLDGGPMAPLKLASGCDRRCSFCAIPSFRGSFVSRRPSDVIQEGSWLATQGVRELFLVSENSTSYGKDLGDLRLLETLLPELAGIDGVDRVRVSYLQPAETRPGLIEAIASTPGVAAYYDLSFQHASATVLRRMRRFGDPESFLGLLEQIRTLAPEAGVRSNVIVGFPGETEDDLQTLCDFLAAARMDVTGVFGYSDEDGTEAETYDGKLDADEVRARTEHVTALVEELNSQRAEDRIGETVDVLVEDISDGVVGRAAHQGPEVDGTTSLVDLSGDVAVGDMVTAEVVGTDGVDLIASRQR
- the pgsA gene encoding CDP-diacylglycerol--glycerol-3-phosphate 3-phosphatidyltransferase, producing MSETNSKASNYNVPNALTALRIVMVPFFGWAMLHDGGDSTMWRWIAFAIFAVAMITDKIDGDLARKHDLVTDFGKIADPIADKAITGMAFIGLSIVGDIWWWVTILVLVREWSVTLLRLSVLKHVVLPANQSGKIKTTLQAVALSGLTWPLPHGDAHGGNFDAWGRFGEALFYLSQVALAGAVAMTLWSGYEFFRDVWRHRAAVTGDTRS